GTATCTCCCCTCAAACAAGCATCTCTCCCCTTAGATAGATGCTACTCCCTCTCGCTAACATTAAACTAAAATTGTTGGATTTAAAAATTAAATCTTTTGAGTAAAAATAACTCAAGAGTAGAGTAACATAAAACCCTTTAAGACCCATGAATAACTGCCCTTTTTGCTCCGGTCAAATGCTTCGTCACATTAGCAACAGACGAATTTTTTGGTATTGTCCGTCTTGCCATCAAGAAGTTCCAAACTTGCAAAGTTTAATTCAGGGTTTAAGTGTCGAGCGCTCTCGTCCCGTCGGGCGTAATTAAAAAGATTAACTTTGAAGACCGAAAAAACCAATATCTTCACCGAGCAGAACTTTCGCCTTTTGTAATAGTAGCGAGCGAAGGAACTGCTCCTTTTGAGTGGCCAGAGTGCAATCCGTACTCTCCAGTCCTATTAGCAATTCAAATACCGTAGAGTGTTGGAGCGGAAAGGGATTAGGGTAGATTGTTGAAGATGATGCGTGCGCGATCGCAAATCGGAAATGTTAAAGCCAGCTACCCGGCAATGCCTATTTATCCTAGCCTCTATCCTGCTTTGGGGATGTCAGGACTTATCTCCCGACAAAACCCAGAACCCAAAGACTACACCGATTAAAAGCCTCAAGAAATTTCCAGCACAACGCAAACTGAAGCCGATACTGCTACAAGGGAAGGTCGTTCGCCAAGCCCCCTTTTTGCAAGGAGGGGCTTACTTGCTGCAAGATGAAACGGGTCAAATCTGGGTCGTTACCAAGCGAGTTTTACCCCCGACAGGAACAGATATCCTCTTTCAAGGCGGGCAGGAGTACAAACAGATTGCGATCGGGAGACGGAAGGTAGGGGAAGTTTACGTGCAAGAATTAGAGAGACTTTCCAGTCAAAAATAATTTGTAATTCGTAGTTTGTAGTTCGTAATTCGTAATTCGTAATTCATAACTCATAACTCATCATTCATAACTCATAATTCATCATTCCTATGTCTCAAAGATCGGGTCAGCGCACGGTCGCCGTTGCAATTCTTTACCAGCAGGGGCGTTTTTTGATGCAATTGCGCGACGATATTCCAGGCATTTATTACCCGGGTTGCTGGGCTTTCTTCGGAGGTCATCTTGATTCAGGCGAAACGCCCTCACGGGCAATCGAACGAGAGCTACACGAAGAAATCCGCTATACTTTACCAGTAGAACCCCTTGAATTTAGACGTTACTGCGAAACTGCGGTTATTCGTCATGTTTTCCATGCCCCTTTAACGGTTGCTCTCGATCGCCTCATCCTTTGTGAAGGTTGGGATATGGCCCTCCTTGCACCCGATGATATCGAACGCGGCGACTTTTATTCACCCAGAGCTAGACAAGTCAGACCTTTAGGTTCCACTCACCGGCAAATTCTTCTCGATTTTCTCGCCAGCGGTTTGCTTCCAACTCGCGAAACCCCCAGTTAAAGAGCGTGGGAACAGAGGACAATGGTGAAAGTGTCACCCCCATCAGCATTGACCGCTAAAGGCGCAACTATTTTAGCAATGACTTCCATCTTGCAAGCGGATGTCAGAAAAATCGGGAAAATATAAAGAGTGTCAACTTATTTTGTTGAATAGAGCGCTCGCCCTCAGAACGCTCTATCGCCCTTGAAATTTCTCAGAATATATTTATTCGTCAGGTTTTTAAAATACGATTCCCCAACCCGTCTATGAAACACCCGCGCAGATTGTTGGCCTCTATTCCCTCTTTTTTCGCGATCCCCGCGCGCCCGAAGCGATCCCCAGTCTGGATTGCACTCTTGGCAGCCTCATCGCTCTTAGCGCCCGCTTTAAGCTCTTCAGCGAAAGCCACCTTGGAAACGAGTCCGAAAGCCCTTGTCGATGAAGTTTGGCAAATTATTAACCGCGAGTTCATCAGCTACGACTTCAATCAAGAAGAATGGTTGGCGACTCGCACCGAACTTTTGAAGCAAGATTATACCTCGCAAGAAGAAGCTTACTCTGCGATTCGTAAAGCACTTAAAGACCTCGGCGATCCTTATACGCGCTTTCTCAATCCGCAAGAATTTGAAGAACTCAGCAATCAAACCACTGGCGAACTATCGGGGATCGGGCTTCGTTTAGAAGTTAACTCACAAACCCAAGTGCTAACCGTTGTCGAACCCTTAGATAATTCTCCGGCTAGCGAGGCGGGTTTGCAAACGGGTGACAAAATTTTGAAAATTGACAGCAAACCGACAACGCTGATGACAGTGGAACAAGCTTCGGAATTGATTCGCGGCGAGGAAGGGACTGAAGTTACGTTGGAAGTCTCACGAGGGATTGAAACTCCGTTTGAGGTTACGCTCAAACGCGCGCAAGTTGAAGTTCCCGTATTGCATTCGAGCCTCAAGCAAGAAGGACAAATGCGCATCGGCTATCTGCGTTTAGATGAGTTTAGCTCTCATGCGGCCGAGCAGATGAAAAAAGCGGTGGAGAAGTTAGAAGCGGACAAGGTAGAAGGGTTTGTATTAGATCTGCGCGGAAATCCCGGCGGTTTGCTGTTCGCGAGTGTCGATATTGCCCGGATGTGGATTGAAAATGGCCCGATTGTAAGGACGGTCGATCGCAAAGGCGGCGATCGCGAGTTTTCGGCCAATCGCACCTCAATTACGAATTTACCGCTTGTTGTCCTCGTTGACGGCTACTCTGCCAGTGCAAGCGAAATTTTAGCGGGCGCGCTTAAGGATAACAAGCGCGCTACGATTGTCGGCACGCGCACCTTTGGCAAAGGTTTAGTGCAATCCGTCCATCCCCTATCGGATGGTTCCGGTTTGGCGGTGACGATTTCTCGCTACTATCCGCCTAGCGGGATTGATATTAATAAAAAAGGCATTCTCCCCGATATTCAACTCGACTCGCGCGAAGAAATTCCGACCGCTTTAAAAGGTACGGGACGGGACGAACAATATGCCAGAGCCGTGAGCGTTCTAAGCAATATTCGTTTGGGACAAAATCGGGCGGCAACGTCAGGAGGGCTGGCAACGACGCAACAGCAATAAAGTTCAGCGCTACGGTTCTGTGCTTTGAATGATTGTACCCACAAAAATTCCGCTTATTCCTGGCAAAGGAGAGCGGAATTTTTGATTTGTATTGAATAATTAATAATGGACCATTGATAACGTTGGTTAGTCATCCGTCCTTCAGTATGCAAACTTTTTTGCGACGATGGAAACAGTTCTGAGGGAAGCGCATTGCCCTCAATTTGACTGCGTTCTCCCCTAGACAAAGTGTTTGAGTTATGATAAAGAGCAGAGAGCGCGGGGAACGGTTCGCTCGCAGTTAGGGTATAACCATCGCGATTGTGCGTGCGGTTTCGCGGAGGATTCTCTCGGTAGAGGATGGAACGGAAGCCGTAAACCTATAATGGGAAAAGGCCTTCTCCTCTTTCGGTACTGAAAAGGTGCGCGCTCGGACTCGGACACCATCGATTAATATCAATGACTGGGCAATTCTCCAATTTTGTAGACTTACTACGTTACAGAGCTTCAAAGCAATCGGAAAAAATCGTTTTTACCTTTTTACCAGACGGAGAAACCGAAGCCGAGAGCCTCACTTACCGACAGTTAGACGAACGGGCGCGCGCGATCGCGGTACGATTGAATTCGTTAAATGCGACGGGAGAACGGGCGCTCTTGCTCTACCCGCCGGGATTGGAGTTTATTGCGGCGTTCTTTGGCTGTTTGTATGCGGGCGTTATCGCCGTTCCCGCCTACCCGCCTCGTGCGAATCGTTCCTTGGAGCGCTTGCAGGCGATTGTTTCAGATGCGGGGGCGGAGTTTGCCCTAGCGACGAGCGGTTTGATGGAGAGTGTAGAAGGCAGATTGACGCATTCTGCCCGCACGCTTTCTTGCGTAGCGACGGATAGTCTTGATTTAGCGCAGGCAAGCGATTGGCAACCCCACCACCCCAGCGCCGATAGTCTGGCGTTTTTGCAGTATACCAGCGGTTCGACGGGCAATCCCAAGGGCGTGATGGTGAGTCATGCCAATTTGATGCACAATTCGGGTTTAATCAATCGCTGTTTTCAGGATACGCCGGAGAGTAAGGGCGTTTCTTGGTTGCCGCCGTATCACGATATGGGGCTGATTGGTGGGATTTTACAGCCAGTTTTTGTGGGCGCTTCGATGACCTTGATGCCGCCGGTTGCGTTTCTCCAGCGTCCGTTAAGATGGTTGCAGGCGATATCGCGCGAGCGCGTCACCACGAGCGGCGCGCCGAATTTTGCTTACGATCTTTGCGTTAACCAAATTACGCCGGAACAGCGAGATACGCTCGATTTGAGTTGTTGGCAGTTGGCGTTTAGCGGGGCTGAACCCGTGCGCGCGGAAACATTAGAGCGGTTCGCGGATTATTTTCGTCCCTGCGGTTTCCGCATTGAGGCGTTTCATCCTTGTTACGGGATGGCAGAAACGACTTTAATTGTTTCGGGCGGTGCGAAACAAGATGCGCCGATTTTACAGAATTTTGAGAGTAAAGCGCTGGAAGAAAATCGCGTTGTTCCCGTTGGGAATGGGGCGCAAGGTAGCACGCTGTTAGTGGGTTGTGGGAAGGCGATTGAAGGGCAGTTAATTACTGTCAATCCCGATACGTTTCAGGTTTGTTCGGATGGGGAAATTGGCGAAATTTGGGTTAAAAATGAGAGCGTTGCGCGCGGTTATTGGGGGCGGGAAACGCTGACCCAGGAGATGTTTAACGCGCATTTGGCGACGGGCGAAGGGCCGTTTTTACGCACGGGCGATCTCGGTTTTTTGCAAGCGGGAGAGTTGTTCGTGACGGGGCGCATTAAGGATTTAATTATTATCCGAGGGCGCAATTATTATCCTCAAGATATTGAAGCGACGGTTGAAGCGAGTCATGATGCGATCCGGGAAGCTTGCGGGGCGGCTTTTGCGGTGGAGGTTGAGGGCGAAGAACGGCTGGTTATTACTTATGAGGTGAAACGCAGCAGCATTCGTTCGTTGAATGGGGAAGAGGTGGGGCAGGCGGTGCGTAAAGCGATCGCGCAACACCATGAGTTACAAGTTGACGCGATCGCGTTTTTAAAAACCGGCAGCGTTCCGAAAACCTCCAGCGGAAAAATTCAGCGTCATGCTTGCAAGGCGGGGTATTTAGCCGGAACTTTAGATGTTGTCGGGGAATGGAAGAAAGCCGTCATCAGTCAGCCGCCATCAGTAGGGACGTTTCATAAAATGTCCGTACAGCAGTTGCCAGCGGACGGCGGACAGGCGACGAGAAGGCAGCCAAAAATTAATCCTGAAACGGCAAAAATTCAAGCTTGGCTGATTGAAAATATTGCGGCCAGGTTAGGATTTTCTCCGCTGGAAATCGATTCGAGGGAGTCTTTTGCAGTTTATGGGTTAGATTCAGTTCAAGCCGTGCGTCTAACCGCCGATTTAGAAGATTTTTTGGGCAGAAAATTATCGCCGACTCTTGCATACGATTATCCCACAATTGAGGAGTTATCGCAATACCTGAGTGGAGAAAATTCGGAAGAAGGTTTATTAAATATTTCGGTGCGAGCGGAAACAGCTTTTAACGAACCGATTGCCATTATCGGTATCGGCTGTCGCTTCCCCCAAGCTAGCAACCCGGAGGCATTTTGGCGGTTATTGCGCGAGGGGAAAGATGCGATTTCTCCGGCGAGCGCGCGCTGGGAAGGGGAAGATTGGGGCGGATTTTTAACGGAAATCGATCGCTTTGACGCGCATTTTTTTGGGATTTCGCCGCGCGAGGTGCGGGAGATGGATCCGCAGCAACGTTTACTTTTAGAAGTGAGTTGGGAAGCCTTAGAAAATGCAGGCATTCCCACCGAACGACTAGGGGGCAGTGCGACGGGCGTTTTTGTCGGGATTAGCAGCAGCGATTACTCGCAACTGCGCTTAAAAACGCAACAGGAACCGGATGCTTATTCGGGAACGGGAAATGCTCACAGTATTGCTGCCAATCGTCTCTCTTATTATCTCGATTTACGCGGCCCTTCGTTGAGCGTCGATACGGCTTGTTCTTCTTCGTTAGTGGCGGTACATTTAGCGGTAAATAGCTTGCAGGCGGGGGAATGCGATCGCGCGATCGCGGCCGGTGTTAACCTGATTTTATCGCCAGAATTAACCCAAACCTTTACCCAAGCGGGAATGATGGCAGCCGACGGACGCTGCAAAACCTTCGATGCAAAGGCGGATGGTTACGTGCGGGGCGAAGGGTGCGGGGCGGCGATTCTGAAGCGTTTGAGCGATGCAGAGCGCGACGGCGATACAATTTTAGCAGTGGTTCGCGGTTCGGCGATTAACCAAGACGGGCGCAGTAACGGTTTAACCGCACCGAATGGAAACGCCCAGCAAGCGGTAATTCGCCAAGCATTGCAGCGATCGGGAAAGGTTGCAGGGGAGATTGATTATCTCGAGGCGCACGGTACGGGAACGGCGTTAGGGGATCCGATTGAGGTAAATTCTTTAAAATCGGTGTTAATGCAGGAACGGACTGCGGAACAAACCCTTTATATCGGTTCTGCAAAAACCAACATCGGGCATTTAGAAGCAGCGGCGGGAATTGCGGGATTGATTAAGACGATTCTTTCGCTGCAAGCTGAAGAAATTCCACCCCATCTCCATTTTACAACCCTCAATCCGCACATCGATTTAACGGGGAGTACCATTGCAATTCCGACGCAGATTGTGGATTGGAAAAAGGGCGATAAGTTGCGCGCGGCGGGAGTCAGTTCTTTTGGGTTTGGCGGGACGAACGCTCACGTTATTGTTGAGGAGTATCGGGGTAATCAGTCATCTGTTATCAGTCATTCATTATCAGAAGCAGCGAAAGGAGCAAAAACGGTTTCTTTGCTCACACTTTCTGCCAAGAATGAGGCGGCGTTAACCGATTTAGCGAACGCCTACCATAACTATATTACTGCTCGTCCCGAAGTTAACTTACAAAACCTCTGTTTCACTGCCAATACCGGACGGACGCAGTTTTCCCATCGCTTGGCTATTTTAGCCCCTTCTTGCGAGCAACTCGAAGCTGAGTTGGAAGCAATTCTGGAAGGGAAAGATACAACTGCGGCGTTTAAAAATACCGTCGCTCCGAGCGCTAAGCCAAAAATTACTTTCCTCTTCACCGGACAAGGTTCGCAATATGCCGGAATGGGAGAGCAACTCTATCAAAACGAACCCATTTTTCGAGCCGCGATCGATCGCTGTGCGGAAATTTTACAGCCGTACCTGGAAAAACCGCTCCTCGATATTTTATACCCCAAAACCGAGACAGATGCGAGCGAAATTTCTCAAACTTATTACACGCAGCCCGCATTATTTTCCGTTGAATATGCCCTCGCGCAATTGTGGCAATCTTGGGGGATAGAACCGAGTGCGGTGATGGGGCATAGTGTCGGCGAATATGTCGCTGCTTGTCTGGCGGGCGTGTTTAGCTTAGAAGATGGGTTAAAATTAATCTCCCATCGCGCAAAACTGATGCAAGCGTTGCCGGGAAATGGCGGAATGGCTGCGGTGATGGCGGATGAAGGAACCGTTGCGGCGGCGATTGTAGGGGAGGAAAATGAAGTCGCGATCGCGGCGATTAATGGAACCCAAAGCGTTACGATCTCGGGAGAGAAAGAAGCCCTCGATCGCGCAATTGCCAGATTGCAGGAAAGCGGGATTAAAACAACCAAACTGCAAGTCTCCCATGCCTTCCATTCGCCCTTAATGGAACCGATGCTTACCGACTTTGAACGCATCGCGCGGGAGATTGAGTATTTCCCCCCAACGCTCGAAGTAGCCGCCAACTTAACCGGGACTTTTGTTTCTCAAGAAATCGCTACGCCCGAATATTGGGTGCAACATATTCGCCAACCCGTCCGCTTCGCCGATAGCATTCAAATTTTACGCGATCGCGGCTATGAAATTTTCTTAGAAATTGGCCCCAAGCCGACGTTAATCGGGATGGGTAAGAATATCCTTAATGATTCTTCCCTCTCATGGCTGCCGAGTTTGCATCCGAAACGAGAAGACGGGTGGCAAATGAGAGCGAGTTTAGCAGCTTTATGGGTTCGCGGTGCGAATATCGATTGGCAACAATTCGAGGGAAAAAGCGATCGCCAACGCTTGACAAATTTACCTAACTATCCCTTCCAGCGCCAGAGTTATTGGCTGCCAGAAGCAACGGGAGATCGCATCGCCGCCCCCACCTTAAAAATTCACGAAAAAGCGCACCGCGATTGGTTTTATCGAGAAGAAT
This is a stretch of genomic DNA from Oscillatoria sp. FACHB-1406. It encodes these proteins:
- a CDS encoding NUDIX hydrolase, producing MSQRSGQRTVAVAILYQQGRFLMQLRDDIPGIYYPGCWAFFGGHLDSGETPSRAIERELHEEIRYTLPVEPLEFRRYCETAVIRHVFHAPLTVALDRLILCEGWDMALLAPDDIERGDFYSPRARQVRPLGSTHRQILLDFLASGLLPTRETPS
- the ctpB gene encoding carboxyl-terminal processing protease CtpB, with amino-acid sequence MAASSLLAPALSSSAKATLETSPKALVDEVWQIINREFISYDFNQEEWLATRTELLKQDYTSQEEAYSAIRKALKDLGDPYTRFLNPQEFEELSNQTTGELSGIGLRLEVNSQTQVLTVVEPLDNSPASEAGLQTGDKILKIDSKPTTLMTVEQASELIRGEEGTEVTLEVSRGIETPFEVTLKRAQVEVPVLHSSLKQEGQMRIGYLRLDEFSSHAAEQMKKAVEKLEADKVEGFVLDLRGNPGGLLFASVDIARMWIENGPIVRTVDRKGGDREFSANRTSITNLPLVVLVDGYSASASEILAGALKDNKRATIVGTRTFGKGLVQSVHPLSDGSGLAVTISRYYPPSGIDINKKGILPDIQLDSREEIPTALKGTGRDEQYARAVSVLSNIRLGQNRAATSGGLATTQQQ
- a CDS encoding type I polyketide synthase produces the protein MTGQFSNFVDLLRYRASKQSEKIVFTFLPDGETEAESLTYRQLDERARAIAVRLNSLNATGERALLLYPPGLEFIAAFFGCLYAGVIAVPAYPPRANRSLERLQAIVSDAGAEFALATSGLMESVEGRLTHSARTLSCVATDSLDLAQASDWQPHHPSADSLAFLQYTSGSTGNPKGVMVSHANLMHNSGLINRCFQDTPESKGVSWLPPYHDMGLIGGILQPVFVGASMTLMPPVAFLQRPLRWLQAISRERVTTSGAPNFAYDLCVNQITPEQRDTLDLSCWQLAFSGAEPVRAETLERFADYFRPCGFRIEAFHPCYGMAETTLIVSGGAKQDAPILQNFESKALEENRVVPVGNGAQGSTLLVGCGKAIEGQLITVNPDTFQVCSDGEIGEIWVKNESVARGYWGRETLTQEMFNAHLATGEGPFLRTGDLGFLQAGELFVTGRIKDLIIIRGRNYYPQDIEATVEASHDAIREACGAAFAVEVEGEERLVITYEVKRSSIRSLNGEEVGQAVRKAIAQHHELQVDAIAFLKTGSVPKTSSGKIQRHACKAGYLAGTLDVVGEWKKAVISQPPSVGTFHKMSVQQLPADGGQATRRQPKINPETAKIQAWLIENIAARLGFSPLEIDSRESFAVYGLDSVQAVRLTADLEDFLGRKLSPTLAYDYPTIEELSQYLSGENSEEGLLNISVRAETAFNEPIAIIGIGCRFPQASNPEAFWRLLREGKDAISPASARWEGEDWGGFLTEIDRFDAHFFGISPREVREMDPQQRLLLEVSWEALENAGIPTERLGGSATGVFVGISSSDYSQLRLKTQQEPDAYSGTGNAHSIAANRLSYYLDLRGPSLSVDTACSSSLVAVHLAVNSLQAGECDRAIAAGVNLILSPELTQTFTQAGMMAADGRCKTFDAKADGYVRGEGCGAAILKRLSDAERDGDTILAVVRGSAINQDGRSNGLTAPNGNAQQAVIRQALQRSGKVAGEIDYLEAHGTGTALGDPIEVNSLKSVLMQERTAEQTLYIGSAKTNIGHLEAAAGIAGLIKTILSLQAEEIPPHLHFTTLNPHIDLTGSTIAIPTQIVDWKKGDKLRAAGVSSFGFGGTNAHVIVEEYRGNQSSVISHSLSEAAKGAKTVSLLTLSAKNEAALTDLANAYHNYITARPEVNLQNLCFTANTGRTQFSHRLAILAPSCEQLEAELEAILEGKDTTAAFKNTVAPSAKPKITFLFTGQGSQYAGMGEQLYQNEPIFRAAIDRCAEILQPYLEKPLLDILYPKTETDASEISQTYYTQPALFSVEYALAQLWQSWGIEPSAVMGHSVGEYVAACLAGVFSLEDGLKLISHRAKLMQALPGNGGMAAVMADEGTVAAAIVGEENEVAIAAINGTQSVTISGEKEALDRAIARLQESGIKTTKLQVSHAFHSPLMEPMLTDFERIAREIEYFPPTLEVAANLTGTFVSQEIATPEYWVQHIRQPVRFADSIQILRDRGYEIFLEIGPKPTLIGMGKNILNDSSLSWLPSLHPKREDGWQMRASLAALWVRGANIDWQQFEGKSDRQRLTNLPNYPFQRQSYWLPEATGDRIAAPTLKIHEKAHRDWFYREEWVLAPEEKQSTAAEIERQSLLIFAPNADHDKTLLQSLQKIGDSCWVVYPGERYKKDSSSWEINPSNPNDFQQLLSDVAEDSISDCTIIYLWGVTEKPALSLKEIESEQKLSGEGLLHLLQALYQQNLKGKIWVATRGTQIVFPEGERNNIAQSILWGMANVIALEYPELWGGIIDLPSEVAGNEGEVLAAALLESQGETRLAFRNGKRYVSRLQRAEQPENSSVSLQGDASYLITGGLGSLGLEVSRWLVEKGAKYLVILGRSEVKPEVQSAIARLQKSGATVISLQADVSNEADLKRVLDEVKTHLPPLRGIVHAAGILDDGLLAGLTWERFEKVFAPKVRGAWNLHQLTQEIPLDFFVLFSSVASVLGSPGQGNYAAANAFLDAIAHYRRSQQLPALSINFGPLLTGMATQKRLSTKGLEPISIEAALSALDSVFSTSQPQIGIWQANWEILHQQFPNFARAPYFQNFQTSAPLKSQPAAIYAELLALSPTQRETYLTAYLQTSLAQILQLNGTEISKSESLLDLGMDSLMVMEAVDRLKTDLDLMLYPREFYERPKIEILAKYLAVEFAKTHDIGTVIPTNPPEITTISTAVPPKPSQLQLDRKLPKIAFILSSPRAGSTLLRVMLAGHPDLASPPELHLLPFDTMGERESELGLSHLGEGLQRALMELQGMDGDAAEDLVAKLTAENRSIPEVYAQLQTLAGERLLVDKSPTYAFHRETLERAEAMFSGAKYVHLARHPYAVIESFCRLRMDKLVGTGQENPFQLAESIWTKSNQNIIEFFEGIEAERHYLLHYEALVKNPEVEMQKLCDFLEIPYNEALLEPYQGKRMTDGVKERSMSVGDPNFLKRDRIDAKLADTWQTIELPQPLSETTQQVARSLDYDLPREQTQPIPLQEEFIDARGLNLCVCRWGEPENPLILCVHGILEQGAAWRDIAEPLARQGYCVVAPDLRGHGRSDRVGPGGSYNLLDFLADIDRVVEQQGERPFTLVGHSLGSVLTAMYASIRPEKVQNLILIETVLPTEVRETEAVEQLATHLNYLATPPQHPVFPDVAAAAARLRLATPALSESFALQLAERITEPVAGGVRWRWDALLRTRAGIGYNGIDRNRYLCLLKQIQAPITLVYGDRSDFNRPEDLAEQQQAMAKAAKIVLPGGHNLHLEAAAAIAEIIRKIARG